From Nicotiana tabacum cultivar K326 chromosome 15, ASM71507v2, whole genome shotgun sequence, the proteins below share one genomic window:
- the LOC107831322 gene encoding histone H3.2 — MARTKQTARKSTGGKAPRKQLATKAARKSAPATGGVKKPHRFRPGTVALREIRKYQKSTELLIRKLPFQRLVREIAQDFKTDLRFQSSAVAALQEAAEAYLVGLFEDTNLCAIHAKRVTIMPKDIQLARRIRGERA, encoded by the coding sequence ATGGCCAGAACAAAGCAAACAGCCCGAAAATCAACAGGAGGAAAGGCACCAAGGAAGCAATTAGCTACAAAAGCTGCAAGGAAATCAGCACCAGCAACCGGAGGAGTGAAGAAGCCTCACCGTTTCCGCCCTGGTACAGTGGCTCTTCGTGAGATCCGAAAGTACCAGAAGAGCACTGAGCTTTTAATCCGAAAGTTACCTTTTCAAAGACTGGTCAGAGAAATTGCACAGGATTTCAAGACAGATCTTAGGTTCCAAAGCAGTGCTGTAGCTGCACTACAAGAAGCTGCTGAGGCTTACTTGGTGGGTCTCTTTGAGGATACGAACTTGTGCGCTATTCACGCTAAAAGAGTGACTATTATGCCTAAGGATATTCAGTTGGCTAGGCGTATTAGGGGTGAAAGGGCTTAA
- the LOC107831321 gene encoding octanoyltransferase LIP2, mitochondrial-like: MRRSLEVWKMGTVNYLEALKLQEKLASDRKALKITDTLLSLQHSPTYTLGKRQTVHNLLIPDSELKAMGAELHYTQRGGDITFHGPHQAILYPIVSLRDIGLGARKYVEKLELTMIELASIYGVKAQVGQRCETGVWVEDRKIGAIGVRISSGITSHGLAFNMDPDLSYFKHIVPCGIADKGVTSLKKEADVELPSEEVIQEQLISCFVRIFGYNDVVLKDKSFL; the protein is encoded by the coding sequence ATGAGGCGAAGCCTTGAGGTTTGGAAAATGGGCACCGTCAATTACTTGGAGGCACTGAAGCTGCAAGAGAAGCTAGCATCTGATAGAAAAGCCCTTAAAATTACTGATACCCTATTATCTCTTCAACATTCACCTACTTATACTCTTGGCAAAAGGCAAACAGTTCACAATCTACTCATACCTGATTCGGAGCTCAAAGCCATGGGGGCAGAACTTCACTATACACAAAGAGGAGGTGACATTACTTTTCATGGTCCTCACCAGGCGATCTTGTATCCTATTGTTTCGTTGCGCGATATTGGTTTGGGGGCTCGAAAGTATGTGGAGAAGCTTGAGCTAACCATGATTGAATTAGCATCTATATATGGTGTGAAAGCACAGGTTGGACAAAGATGCGAAACAGGGGTTTGGGTTGAGGACAGAAAGATTGGTGCAATTGGAGTTCGAATATCATCTGGGATTACGTCTCATGGATTAGCATTCAATATGGATCCCGATTTAAGCTATTTTAAGCATATTGTGCCTTGTGGGATTGCGGATAAAGGTGTTACATCTTTGAAGAAAGAGGCAGATGTAGAGCTTCCTTCTGAAGAAGTGATCCAGGAGCAGTTGATCTCTTGTTTTGTGAGAATATTCGGGTACAACGATGTTGTATTAAAAGATAAGTCATTCTTATAG
- the LOC107831320 gene encoding fructose-1,6-bisphosphatase, cytosolic-like (The RefSeq protein has 1 substitution compared to this genomic sequence), translated as MDHAADAHRTDLMTITRFVLNEQSKYPESRGDFTILLSHIVLGCKFVCTAVNKAGLAKLLGLAGETNVQGEDQKKLDVLSNEVFIKALVSSGRTCILVSEEDEEATFVEPAKRGKYCVVFDPLDGSSNIDCGVSIGTIFGIYMMKDAHEPTLDDVLQPGKNMLAAGYCMYGSSCTLVLSTGKGVNGFTLDPSLGEFILTHPDIKIPKKGKIYSVNEGNAKNWDGPTSKYVENCKFPKDGSSPKSLRYIGSMVADVHRTLLYGGIFLYPADKKSPNGKLRVLHEVFPMSFLMEQAGGQAFTGKQRALDLVPKKIHERAPIFLGSYDDVEEIKRLYAAEEKN; from the exons ATGGATCACGCAGCGGATGCACACAGGACTGATTTGATGACCATAACAAGGTTCGTGTTGAATGAGCAGAGCAAATACCCTGAATCACGCGGTGACTTCACTATCTTGCTCAGTCACATTGTTCTTGGCTGCAAATTCGTCTGTACTGCTGTTAATAAG GCAGGTTTGGCCAAACTCTTAGGGCTTGCTGGTGAGACTAATGTGCAG GGTGAAGACCAAAAGAAACTGGATGTACTCTCAAATGAAGTTTTCATCAAGGCTCTTGTCAGCAGTGGCCGAACA TGCATTCTTGTGtctgaagaagacgaagaagcTACTTTTGTGGAGCCAGCTAAGCGTGGAAA GTACTGCGTAGTTTTTGATCCTCTGGATGGATCTTCCAACATTGATTGTGGTGTTTCAATCGGAACG ATCTTTGGGATTTACATGATGAAAGATGCTCATGAACCAACACTAGATGATGTCTTGCAACCTGGAAAGAATATGTTAGCTGCTGGATACTGCATGTATGGAAGTTCTTGTACG CTTGTCTTGAGCACTGGAAAAGGTGTTAATGGTTTTACACTTGACCCCTCTCTTGGCGAGTTCATCTTAACTCATCCAGATATCAAG ATTCCTAAGAAAGGGAAGATTTATTCAGTGAATGAAGGAAATGCTAAGAACTGGGATGGTCCAACATCCAA ATATGTGGAGAACTGCAAGTTCCCCAAGGATGGTTCTTCACCCAAATCTTTAAGATATATTGGAAG CATGGTAGCTGATGTTCATCGAACATTACTCTATGGTGGTATCTTTTTGTACCCAGCTGATAAGAAAAGCCCCAACGGGAAACTGCG GGTTCTTTATGAAGTGTTTCCCATGTCATTTCTGATGGAACAAGCAGGAGGCCAAGCATTTACGGGAAAGCAGCGG GCACTCGACTTAGTTCCTAAGAAAATACATGAAAGAGCGCCGATTTTCCTTGGTAGTTATGATGATGTGGAGGAGATCAAAAGGCTTTATGCTGCTGAAGAGAAAAACTAA